One part of the Coffea eugenioides isolate CCC68of chromosome 10, Ceug_1.0, whole genome shotgun sequence genome encodes these proteins:
- the LOC113750471 gene encoding uncharacterized protein LOC113750471, with the protein MARLGTQVARRREVVVVSWKRPPRSSIKLNTDASVVLDQAYGGGLLRDSDGCLIFAFHKELGKLVVLEAKGLALLHGLRFCAGVVTGPLLVEVDSESLVRMLHSSGVAKWPLCTTLRRIRSLLDSLSASISHVVREANSAADKLAGLRSELYCTLYSQLPRSVRTAVLLDSREFPFPRCRSVGG; encoded by the coding sequence ATGGCTCGGCTGGGAACCCAAGTGGCACGGAGAAGAGAGGTAGTTGTGGTCTCCTGGAAACGCCCACCAAGGTCCAGCATCAAGTTGAACACTGACGCCAGCGTCGTCCTTGACCAGGCGTACGGAGGTGGCTTACTACGGGACTCTGACGGGTGTTTAATTTTTGCTTTTCATAAGGAGCTTGGAAAGCTGGTTGTGTTAGAGGCGAAAGGCTTGGCATTGCTGCACGGACTTCGTTTCTGTGCTGGGGTGGTGACAGGGCCTTTATTGGTGGAGGTCGATTCGGAGAGCCTGGTTCGCATGCTGCATTCGAGTGGTGTCGCCAAGTGGCCACTCTGCACTACACTAAGGAGAATAAGAAGCCTGTTGGATTCACTATCGGCCTCCATTTCACACGTGGTACGAGAGGCAAACTCGGCGGCAGATAAGCTGGCAGGTTTGCGGTCGGAGCTGTACTGCACTTTATATTCTCAACTTCCGAGGTCTGTCAGGACGGCGGTCCTCTTAGATAGCAGGGAGTTTCCCTTTCCACGATGCCGAAGTGTAGGGGGCTAG